The DNA region GAATGAAACCAACCTCTAAAGAGATCCGCCTTCACTTGGCCTGTATATAGCCATGATTCATTTGTTTTTTCGAGATTGGAATGAAGAATAAGAATGCCAGAAAATAAATCAAATCCAACAATTCCGCATTCCGCATTCCGCATTCCGCATTCGGAAGAGATTGTTGTCACCGGGATCGGCATTATCTCCGCCTGCGGTGTCGGAAGGGAATCGTTCTGGAAAAGTTGCCTCAGCGGCAAGACCGGAATTGCCCCCATCCAGTCTTTTGATACTTCAGCCTATTCGTCTCACCTCGGCGCCGAAATCCGGGATTTTAACCCTAAGGATTTCATGCCTCCCTTGAAATACCGGCGAATGAGCCGGGTCTCTCGCTTGGCTGTCGCCGCCAGTATCGAGGCCTTGAAGGATGCGGGTTTCTCCATTTCCTCCCAGGCGGCTTCTGCGATGGGAGTGGTTATCGGCACAGGCTATGGAAGTACGGCCCAGACCGATGAATTTTTCGTAGGGATGCTGAAGGAAGGCCCGGAGGGGGCCAACCCCAGTCTTTTCCCAGATACCGTTCCCAACGCCCCAGCCAGCCAGGTGTCCATTTACCATGGTATCAAAGGGCCCAATACCACCTTCAGTCATAACGAAGTCTCGGGTGAGCAGGCCCTGGCTTATGCTTACCAGCTGTTGCAAGAGGCCCGCGCGGATGCCGTGCTGGTGGGAAGCGTGGATGAACTCAGCTCCGTTCTTTTTCACAGTTTTGCCGCAGTGCGAGCCTTATCTCCCAAGGGGACCCATGGGGAAGGTATGAGTCCCTTTGACCGCCTGAGGAACGGCCGAGTCTTAGGAGAGGGAGCCGGAATACTTGTCCTGGAGAAAAGAAAACATGCCCGGGGGAGGGGGGCTAAGATTTATGGCTCTCTGGTTGCTTGGGCTTCCACCGGTGGACCGGTGGGAATTCAGCGTTATGAGGTAGAGGCTGAACAGATGACCCGCGTAATGAAAAATGTCCTGACCAAGGCAGGAGTTTCTCCTTCCCAGGTAGATTATATCAGTGCTGCCGCTAATTCTACCAAGGAACTGGACCGGGCAGAAGCCATGGCCATCCAGAAGGTTGGCGCCATGGCCTCGCGACCGATTCCCGTCAGCTCGCTTAAAGGTCACATTGGCGATTTTTGCGGCTCGGCAGCTTTGCGGGCGGCGGCCATCCTGCTGGCTATGAGAGATGGCCAAATTCCTCCAACCCTCGGATTGAAAACCCCAGAGTTCGACTTGGACCATGTCATGGGCCAGCCGCGGGAAGCTCAGGTGCAATACGCCCTCCTTAATGGTTTCTCTTTCGGGGGGGCCAATGTTTGTTTGTTATTCAAGAAAGAAATTTAATTGGGACACAGATGAACACAGATTGACGCAGATTTTGGGAAAAATAATAAAAAATAAAAGCGAGTTATTAGAATTTACTTTTAAATTTTCTTTGGCTTTAAAAGGGATTTACAAATAAAATTTTTATCTGCGGTTATCTGCGAAGATCTGCGTCCTGATAAAAAATGAAAATTAAAATCATCTGCCCCCGATGGCCGG from Deltaproteobacteria bacterium includes:
- a CDS encoding beta-ketoacyl-[acyl-carrier-protein] synthase family protein, with protein sequence MPENKSNPTIPHSAFRIPHSEEIVVTGIGIISACGVGRESFWKSCLSGKTGIAPIQSFDTSAYSSHLGAEIRDFNPKDFMPPLKYRRMSRVSRLAVAASIEALKDAGFSISSQAASAMGVVIGTGYGSTAQTDEFFVGMLKEGPEGANPSLFPDTVPNAPASQVSIYHGIKGPNTTFSHNEVSGEQALAYAYQLLQEARADAVLVGSVDELSSVLFHSFAAVRALSPKGTHGEGMSPFDRLRNGRVLGEGAGILVLEKRKHARGRGAKIYGSLVAWASTGGPVGIQRYEVEAEQMTRVMKNVLTKAGVSPSQVDYISAAANSTKELDRAEAMAIQKVGAMASRPIPVSSLKGHIGDFCGSAALRAAAILLAMRDGQIPPTLGLKTPEFDLDHVMGQPREAQVQYALLNGFSFGGANVCLLFKKEI